Proteins encoded in a region of the Haloglomus salinum genome:
- a CDS encoding alkaline phosphatase family protein, with protein sequence MTLVVLGLDALDPDLVDPDEHPNLALDARRTIDTIDSVAGEPSTHELWPTIITGLRPSEHGLELEDGVAWGNPLLEFGSDVADRVLPDGLQSRIGAWLLTNTGTDAFRTPATYYAENGLSTVFDGRDALAIGVPNYVTDPDAEDREHQLRRNLGDLFERDPDAVGGHVSSAPREFYEQCLEMLMIRVARTRRGLRSGNHELVFGYTSGLDLVGHIAYEEPRLQDRSYEEADAFVGELRADLGEDDELLLVSDHGLQDGVHTHEAMVAGTSERLVADIDSVTDVRAAIDTELDAHDHTPADPWAGSEASERSEQSDVVKEQLEDLGYM encoded by the coding sequence ATGACGCTCGTCGTCCTCGGGCTGGACGCCCTCGACCCGGACCTCGTCGACCCCGACGAGCACCCGAACCTCGCGCTCGACGCCCGCCGCACAATCGACACAATCGACAGCGTCGCGGGCGAACCGAGCACGCACGAGCTGTGGCCCACCATCATCACGGGACTGCGCCCGTCGGAACACGGTCTCGAACTCGAGGACGGCGTGGCGTGGGGGAACCCGCTGCTGGAGTTCGGGAGCGACGTGGCCGACCGCGTTCTGCCCGACGGTCTCCAGAGCCGCATCGGCGCCTGGCTGCTCACGAACACCGGGACCGACGCCTTCCGGACGCCGGCGACATACTACGCCGAGAACGGTCTCTCGACGGTGTTCGACGGGCGTGACGCGCTCGCCATCGGCGTCCCCAACTACGTGACCGACCCGGACGCCGAGGACCGCGAGCACCAGCTCCGGCGCAACCTCGGCGACCTGTTCGAGCGCGACCCCGATGCCGTCGGCGGGCACGTCTCCTCGGCGCCTCGCGAGTTCTACGAACAGTGCCTCGAGATGCTGATGATACGCGTCGCTCGCACGCGGCGAGGGCTCCGCAGCGGGAACCACGAACTCGTGTTCGGCTACACTAGCGGGCTGGACCTCGTCGGGCACATCGCCTACGAGGAGCCGCGCCTGCAGGACCGCTCGTACGAGGAGGCCGACGCGTTCGTCGGCGAACTCCGTGCGGACCTCGGCGAGGACGACGAACTCCTGCTCGTCTCCGACCACGGCCTGCAGGACGGGGTCCACACCCACGAGGCGATGGTCGCCGGGACCAGCGAGCGGCTGGTCGCGGACATCGACTCCGTGACGGACGTGCGGGCGGCTATCGACACCGAACTGGACGCGCACGACCATACGCCCGCCGACCCGTGGGCCGGGTCGGAGGCGAGCGAGCGCAGCGAGCAGTCCGACGTGGTGAAAGAACAGTTGGAAGACCTCGGTTACATGTAG